One Takifugu flavidus isolate HTHZ2018 chromosome 3, ASM371156v2, whole genome shotgun sequence genomic window, AAGCTCTCAGCGGGGGAAGCGCACGCCACGGCCGAACCTGCGTCCAACTGATGAACATGGCAGTTAGCGTTGGAGGTTAAACGTGCACTGGCGTGCCGGAGCGGACGCTCCGTAATCCAGGATCGTTGACTCTTAAAGCTCTGTAAAAAACCAAATCCAGAACCGATTGACAAAAAGTTTCAGCCTCGACTGAAGCATGAAGGTTGTTTTGTCAGTTTGATGAGAGTTAtttagaatatgaatataaattgCAGTTTAAAAGCCCAACAGTGGAAAATGGCTCCTCTTTGCATGCATTACGGGAGTTATCAGCAAAGTGGGAAAAGCCTCTCAAAGCACCAGGAGGGAATTTTGATGAGCTCAGACAATGAAAAGGAATGTTAATCAGCACTGGTTCCTTTAAAATCTCACATAAAAAACCCAACACGAAGGCTTCCCTGGTCACTGGGTCGGTAACAACTGACACGCATCCGTCTTTGAGGAGAAAAGCACGTAAAACAACAAATATCGGATTTTCCACTCAGCTGGGAAGCTTGTTGGCCTCGCTGAGGCTCCACGCTGGGCCGGATAGCGGCGCCGACTCCACCTTCCCGGCTTCACGAGCCCCACGGCGCCGACAAACAAGCGCAGCAACAACAAAGGAACATTCATCCACCTCCTCCGCGAGGGTGTGCATCCCCGCAGCCGCCGCGCTGCATCTGCTGCTAATTAACAGCCGCAGCGGCCCGTTTGTGGCCACCAGGCGGACGCTCGGCCTGGGCCGAGGAGGCCCGTCCCCGTCCCGGGGTGTTGCCCCCGGAGACCACAGCGCTGATACGGAACGGGGCAAAAACAAGACAACAAGATTTCAGTGATCCACCGATAAAAAGGCCCGGAGAGCAGATGGGAAGCATCCTCCGTCTTTTGTTATTGCTGGGAAAAGCCATGTTTCTTTCTAAAAAACACGCTtagtaaacaaaaacaacaggggGAGAGAACATAAAGCTATTAAATGTGTACAAAGTCTATTAAAGCCAACGCAACAAGAATGGAACGTCAGGATGATTTTCATCTTATTACAGTGAGTTGACGTCTAAAAGGTGGGCAGTGCGTCCATTGGCACATGGTTAACTGTCCTTTGAGCGGCTCACAAACAAGGAAACGTTTGGAAAAGGCTTTGAGGCGGATTTTTAAACGCTGAAATGAAAGATCTGacaaaaacagcagctctgacacaaAGGACACGCACTCAAAATAATGAGTTTCAGCCAcacggcgccccctggtggccgaaTCAGCTGCTAATTGCACAGACGCGAAGGTTCAGAAGCACTGGAAGTACGTTTACTCATATACACCAAGACTTTCATGTATTTCTACTtctatattttctttctttggatGTGGATTCCCGTGGCTGTACTCCACAGATGTCCCCGCTCGGCCACTCGGGTCTTCCGTGCACGCTGGACCGTGCACGCTGCATCAATCTTGTGCCGAAGgcctgctcttcatcctctACCTCCTTATCATCACCAGGCCTCCCTCCGCAGACCATCGGTCTTTCATTCCTCACATTCTCACGTGCGCTAGCAGGGTATTTGTAGCGTTAGCTGCTGCCCTCAGGAACTTCTGCCTAATACCCAGCAGATCAAGTTTGGCGTCACATGATCTTTTTGCCCAGATGTGTTTCATGCCTTATATTTAACAAACCTTCCATTTTTCACAACAAACTACAGCAATAATCCCGTTACTGGAGCAGTTGGTTGCTTCACCCGTTTGCTGCCTGATGGCAGTAAAATCTGGAGGTCAGAGAGTTGCCCCGACACCGAGGCAGGCCTCAGGCCTCTCCTGAGATGGGTCGTTTTGCTTTCCCACTCAGCGGTGCGTGATGCTCACCTCCTGCCATTAGACACAGCATCAGTGCAGCGTGACCGTCCTTTGAACacgcttcctcctcctggacGAGAGCAACAATAAGTCTTTACATGGAAGCAAAGGAGATTATTAGATTGCGCGGGGGGCTACGCCCAGATGTTGTTTTCGCAGATAGCGATCGAGACGGGCTTCATTAGGTCAGCCTCAGAAACTATTAACTCTTGTTTAGGGTAGCAAATGTCCGAGATGATGTGTTGCAGTCGCAACGTGTGTCAATTAGCGATAGCTACGATACCATGCGAAAGGCGCTTAATCATCACTGGAAGCTTCTAAAACGTTGGTTTTAGTTTAGGGTAGTTGCAAGACTCTTCTGTTATTAATTATAAACCTTTGATAAAAGCAACAATTCTTTCCTTTTAGAGGAAAATGCTCACAAGATAAATGTTATCTTGAGTTCTTCTCTTACTGGATAAACTCAAGCTGAAGCTAAGCTAAGATGGATGTGCAGTATATTTAGCTTGATAGCGCTACAAACATGAAACATAAACCTAAAAAGTGTACAACAATTACAGTTAATGTTCACATGACACATCTGGATTTTGTGGAGAGGCTGATGATTTAGATGTGGAGCAGTAGGATGTAGCACTGGTGCTAactgagctgagctgcagctgagcttcACACGTCAACCCTGTTGATACTGAATCAGGTCAGAGAGCAACCAGAAGGAGATCCAGCATCTCTGCACGCTCTAGAAGATCCCTTTTTTCCCTGGAATGTTGCACTTTTacagtgtttgcatttttatctTAGGCTAAGCTAACTGGCTGCCACCtctctttaaatatttacagtttttctcagcATGTTGAACCATCACTCTTAATGcgtttcctgcttctcctgcatGGACGTCAAAAGTGACGTCCTACGAGCGGAGTCGCTTCACAGCACACAGCACAGCCAGTTTCccatgatccccccccccccccccccagagcggGCCTGCGTTAGCATTCCTGCTTTTATGAGTCCCTAATGGAGGCCTGATGTCTTCTTGGCTTCCAACCTAAAACAATCCCATTAAGTTGCGgtgagcagaaacacagaacGCTGCAGTAAATCTCAGCGTggtgcttgttgttgttgcagcatCAGCAAGAAGTTGGATCTCCTGGAGACTGATAATggggagcagcagctgatgctgtGTTTTCCTACACCTCGTGATGTCGGCGCATGCTTGAACTGACGCTGGGAGGAGGTTTGATTTATGGTCGCAGGATTACCATCGAAGGTTCGTTGGATTTGTATGGGAACCCACAGGGCTCCAGCCCAATACCATCGTGTCCAGTCAAAATTGACAGTTTTGGGGGATATTTCGTTTAAAACTAAAGTGAAAACGCATGAATTTAATTAGACGATGTTTGTCTCCCTGATTTGGGGGTGACGCCACTTCACACAAAATGGAATGACAGCGTTAAGAGGGGACTTTTATTGTTAACCATTTCCTGCTACTGTGATCTGTCAAAACTGGGTTTGGTTTTACAAAAGATGACAGTTGTTGCCATTAACAGAATTCCATATGTCAATTATAGCTTACTGAACGTATAAAACTAATAAACACCACAGTGTTTATTAGTTGAAACAGGTTGAAACAGGTTACTTGGTAATTAGCAATGCTAATCAGCGAAAGGTTTGTGTTGATTTGCTGCCATATGTTGGtgcatttttaatgtttctatAATGTACGTCAGACTAATGCAGGTGGAAGGAgacttttactttgaaattCTTGATGTTTTTCCGGCGCGGCCTCAGAGTGCATGTGGAAGAGCGTCTCTGCAGTCATAGTCTGCGCTTCAAAAGCACAGCagtgtgaaataaaagaatgaaatatTAATAGATATCCACGGGGGGGGGTGCAGGCTGCAGCGTCACTGGCCGGCGGCCGGCTGGGGCTCTACTTTCTACGTCTCTTCCTTTCAGGACTTCCCTCGTGCACTCGCCGGCGGTGACGCTCGGCCTGTGACGCCAGCACGGCGAGAGCGTTGGGTTCAGGCTGCGGAGGCGGAAGCAGCGAATCTGACTACAGCACGCAGGTTAGGTTCTAAATTCTCGTTACGCAAAGGGGTTGGTGGACGCAGCGCTTGAACGCATGGCGAGCTGCAACGGCAGTGAGTCTTGAACGCAGCAAAGAGTGGTCAGATAGAGGTAGACGGGGATTAAACCCATGACCTTCCACCTCCTGAGCTTCAGCTATTACATTTTAGCATGTTGCTAGGGACTATTTGTGGGAAaaaattgtttgtttgttagctTAATGGTAAAAATTTGTGACAGTATTAGTGATAATAAGTCTAAATCTGTTTTTGTAAATGATTTATATAAATACTGACGTTTCTACAGTAGCCCAGAAGGGACAAACGCCCTGAATGAAACCATAATCCTGGGCTGTTTCTCCACAGGCGTACTTTTGTGGGCCTCGGCCAccgtcagcagcagcaatagtggAAAACACTGGGAATCCTCAAACTTTTTACTGGATTCTTAGCAGACTGACATTTCAGACAAGCTAAGCTAACCGTAGCCTGGTGGCTACCATGCAGAGCTCACTGCACTTTCAGGACATCACAGCTAACTCCACATAGAACTGAGGCTGACTTCTTATCAGTCATTGTCAGACTTCATTATCTCTGCTTTGAAGCACCAAACTAGAATCCACAAGTGAAGCCAGATGGATTTTAGCCATCTGTAAATCACGTCGGCGTCGGCTCCCAGCCCAAAAAACACCAATATTTCAAGATCTGCGTGTTTCTTTCACCCAGCTGCGGGATGAGCTCACTGGATTATTTGATTAATGGAGTGAAGTGATTAAATCCATCCAGAGTCAAGTCATGTGTGAGAGACATCAGAGGCGGCGCTGGTTCAGAGGGCTGACGCACGGCGAGCGAGCTGCGGCCCGGCTTTTATGAAGAACACGTGAAACCGGTTTGGGCCTTCGCacgaaggagaggaagaggaggggagctgAGGGGAGGCGGCGGACAGTGGCGTGCAGGGACATTTGGGGGGCATGTGCTGAGGGAAAGGGCAGGTTTTGTGGCCTGAGGAACCATCAGCTGACTAATTACAGACACATGTTGAATGGAAACGTATATCTGGTGATGTCAGCATGTCAATAAATTCACTCTGCTGatcagaaactgctgatttaTTTCTCTGGAACACACATGTTGCCTCCTGAAGCTCcagttctctctcctctcttagAAGAAAGGAATAAGACACATCTCCTGTTGTCATTAAGTGGTCATTCTGTTGCCTGATGCAAACCTACACACACTGAAATAGCTTCACGTGTATCCCACCACTGGTTGTGTGGTGCTCACCACCTTATGTTCACTATTGCTCTTGGCTAGCCTTTACATTCTGAAGCAGGCGGACAGTCGGCTCATTTAGTTTTAGCCGTTTTGCCGCTGACTGAGACAGACGACATCacaacagagacacaaaaaTGCAAGTTACTGATTGGGAACtaaaggagaagggggagaaacAAGACCCGGGACCTGGCTGCTGGGGCAGGGGAGGAGCGCTGCAAAGGCCCTGTTTGTGTCCCATCTGCATGTTCACATTGCCAATGGACGAGAgatggccgtgtgtgtgtgtgtgtgtgtgtgtgtttgcactggAGGGGCGGGGAAGGCTTTTATTTGAGAATTGATCAATGATCATGTCAACATGTGCCACATAcataacacttttttttatttttaaatgaaaagggCACTTGGTAGAGAGGGCAAAGGGCAAAGGGCGGGACCTCGGGTCAATCTGTGCACGCCACTGGCAGCAGATGATCGCAGGAGCGCCGCGACCCTCTCCACTTTCAGGTTGAGGCCAGCTGGGAGTACTGGACCAGACAATAACGCGGAATAAGGACAGTTTTACTAGACTGAATATTTGGTTCTTTGGTTTTGGAATGATGTCACTGTTTCTGAAGTCCAGATTCAGGCAGCTTctgtggaaaacacagaaagctTGGAATTCCTCCTGGATTCGAGCTTAAATCGGAAGTCTGACAGGGatggtaagctccagctgcacgGGTGGGGCGGCGTGGAGGTACATTCTGCTAAAAAAAGGTGTGACTGTATCAGAATCGTCCACAAATCTTCACATCTGACCTCCACTGATGTACGGAACCACTCCAGCGCGTCAACTGTGCAGGTTAAACCGCACACGTGATATCTGATGTGCACATTTTGACACATGATTTGGCCTGAATGCATTACTTCCAAACCAGCAACCAACGTGCATTCGACACCACGTGCACAGATCTCTGGCACCACTGATGTACGCTGATGAACCCAGACAGCAGAAGCTCGCCGGCATAACGACATCGGCATCGTTTGGATATACGAGCGCACGTTTAACACCTATAACATGATGCCACATGGATGTGGACGTCATTTAAGTCCTTAGCTCACGTTTAGGAAACACCAATGGACCCGTGCACATGGAAACAGATGCCTTGTTCACCAGTATTGCTGAACCCCCGATCAACCCCTGCCCTGATTTATACAGTAATTTAAATCTCTAAAAATAGTAATGAAGCTAACTTTTGGTAGCATGTTGCTCCTAAATCTGAGGGCCTGCAGCTGCATgatcatgtctgtgtgtgtgtgtgtgtgtgtgtgtgtgtgtgtgtatgggggggtaAACAAAATCCAAGGGTGGTGTCTCTCTCACCGTTTGACCCTGATGATCTGGTCTCTCATGGGCTTGATGTCCTGGAAACTTTGCTGGTTGACCAGGCTGTAGACCAGGATGAAGCCCTGGCCGTTCCTGATGTACAGATCCCTCATCGAGGCGAACTGCTCGGTGCCGGCCGTGTCCAGGATCTCCAGCACCGACGGAGAGGAGTCCACCTCGATCTCCTTCCTGTAGAAATCTTCGATGGTCGGGTCGTATTTCTCTATGAACGTCCCGGTGACAAACTGCACGGTGAGCGCGGACTTGCCCACCCCGCCGCTGCCCAGGACCACCACCTTATATTCCCGCATGGCGCGTCTGCGGAATCCGGCATGCAGGGACCGAGGGTTACATCAGCGGCCGGAACAGACGCATCCCCCGGTGCACAAAGAGCCGAATGAGATGCGATTCCAGGCTGCAGTGACAGGATGCTGGAGCCCTCAGACGCACGGCCCGACAACAGGAAAAACCTCTACTGAGATATTCCCACGCTATCTCGCAGGGACACGATTCCAGAGGCATCCATAATGCAATAAGGCGTCGCTGTGGTAAAAATAAGATTGGCTATTCTTAGAAACAGCTAGACTGGACATCTTTTTCTATGCGGCCGCGGACCAGAAGGCATTTCTCTGCACAGTGGGGCACAATAGAGTTAAAGGCGAAGCGTCCGTTTATGCTTCCAAAGGCGTCGGTGCTGGGAATCCACGCCTCCGAGCGCTGCGCCCGCGGATGCTGCTCGTTCTCGGAAAATATGGGGGGGCCGATCAGTGCCACGGTGGAGACCGGGAGGGTGACATGGCAGCGCCGAGGAGGCGTGTCGTGATCTCACGCCAACAGACAATTAAAGGGggagaaaagcaagaaaaacaagCGCTTCTtctctctgagctgctgctacGGTGGCCCCGCGGTGCTGCATTTACGCGCCGCACTGTCCgtttttattcaattaaaaaaatcgACCGACTGCAGGACTTGaattatattatttttaatgaccggtaattgattttcttttggaGAGCACTGCTTTTCACCTGACTCTGTTAGATAGGGTCCAGTCGGAGGAGGGAGAGCCACAGTGAGGTGGTCCGGGTGGAGGTGGACACCCCGCCGCTACGGTCACACGGGTCACACGTCTCTGCAGAGACCCCCTGCAGCTCGGCTAACCCAGAACACCTCAGGGTCCCACAGGTTCCcgttctttttattttggtgACGGCGACGCCCCGTCGCACCTTTATGATGTCACAGCATGAGACGGTTCTTGCTGTCTGCAGAGGGCCTGATGGAGGAGGCCCCGGTCGCGCCCACGTCCGCATGCACGCCCTGTAAATCCCGCAGACAGAGGAATCAGCGAGGATCCTCCGGTGCAGCTAACGCCATCTCAGATCCCTCTGGCTCATCCCTCATACAGCATTAGACATGCTTAGAGGCAGAATTCAGGGGCTCCACGGCACCATTGCCCCACTACTGTAATTTTAAATCAATATCACGTGTCTAAAATATGtaaacgacccccccccactcaaaccttttctatatattttaaaattaatattaaaaatacaTCTATAATAATAACACTTCCAAAGAATGTGACTGTGCTTACAGCCTGTCCTGCCCTCATGCCAACCTACcctcagtcccccccccccccccccccacctactCACACATTCTAGTGATTAAATAACACATAACCTACTCGTTCGTCGATGCTTAGTTCAACCACTGGGTTCTTGGGAACGGGAGCCATTAAAACATATTTCTGTGGATTTGCACGGGAGGAGAGTGTAGAATGGACCCACAGCTGGAGGGCTGCACGGACCTGCCAGGACCAAAACGGCTGATGAATCCATCGACTTTTTTAAAGCCAATTTTGACCACTTAGCAAAGAAAAAGGGAGAGTTTAGTGTGCGGCCTGTTGGTAACTGCTATGTATATTTTCTGTAATGTAATAATCAGATGAGTGAGGGAGCTCGGCCATTACCAGCTCCACCTTCGCCCCGTCATAACACCTCTTGGAATGGTCCACATGGTGTCTTAGCACAATCATCTGTTGCCGCACGTTTTAGAGTCACTGATTAACTGTAttacattgatttatttatttaaaccaAGTATCCAAGTAATCAAGGAGCCGAAACAAAGGAGGATGACAAGTGGAGGAATCAGATTGCGGATTGtaataatccccccccccattatttAACAATAATCTCTCAATGATGTCCTTAATCTATTAACCAAAGATTGACTAAGGAGTAATTATCTATTTTAACACAGGCCAGGTTGGAATCAGGAGGTGAAGACAAAACCAATTTGCAGATCATGTGACTCACGGCAGCCTATCAGGGGGCTGGAAATAACAAAAACTGGGACACAGCTCAGATATAACAAGTCTAtttgaattcatttttattatttttaatttctttcttttcaataGATTTTACACTATTTTGCTGGAACCAAAGAAACATTTGACTATAGAAACATAAAATAGCACAAATTATATGCACAAAAGAGAATACACTTAAAAACGATTACATTGAAACCATAACTCTGACGAGGGTCGATTTAGGTCTTTACTTTGTTTTACTGGGTAGACTGCAACAACAATGGCACAGGCAATCACGCTTCCAAACCTGCGGCCTTCAGAGTGGCGCCCCTGCTGGTCAAAGTCATCTACTACAACCTCGAAACTTCCATTGGAAAGCCATGGAGACCAACAAGGTCAAAGATCAACAACAGTTCACACTGTTACAGTCGAAGCCCACTTTTGGCCTTGTGGTGTGCACGttcaaacctttaaaaaaagatcctGGTGTAAAGATCAACatttgggagaaaactgagatgGGAATTTGAAGAAAGAGACCCATTTGAgtctaaaataaaatcaataagagctcttaaaaacataaaaccTTTAAGCACGTTGGACTGGAGATAAGGCAAAGTGTTTGGATAAGCGGAGTCTGCTCAGTTGACACACTGCTCAGAAAGtgcttacttttttttttaatagcatCAATCATTGCCAACACATTTCTAAAGACTGTTTCAGGATTCCATAGAAAGGGGGCATTTTGGGTCACTTTGTCTTTGTGTCACTAGGAACATTCAGCACATTATAATTTagtaggaaaagaaaaacagttttctCATGCAATGTGTTTCAAAGTTATTTACtgggacttcctgtttccgATAACTGATTTATATAACtaagggtgggggagggggcgtcTCTAAATAGATGACTTCtttaaacaacattaaaagtgCAATCCTTAACTAGTCACACATTGGATAAAATGTCTGTGTGGAACCCAGAGGTCCTCTGTCAGGGGAGGAGGTGTACATCTTATagattatttatatatatgtcctcatatttatatataatctATGCAACATTGATGACTTAAACTCTAGAAGTGTTACAGTGACAGCAATACAGAGGCTGCTCTTTGCTAATGAAAATATTCAGTCATAGTCTCCGTGAAGAATAAGAAATGTTCATATCTTCTTTACAATCTAGCTGTGTGTACAGTGTTCTAAGAAAACAAAACCTTAAGAATGCCATTTACAAAAATACCCAACTTTAGTAATTGCAACATTTGGTTGCCACAGCAACAACTTAATATTGTTATGAAATAATATTATACTAGAGTGAAAAGTACATCTTTTTtgagatttctttctttcttttttttttggtaaaatcTCGTCTACAcaataaacagatttttttttctcatcaacACAAGCAACTCTAGAACTTTGCTCATTACTGCAAcgctgtgattttttttttttaattgatgagaaggcaaaaaaaaaaagatccagtAGCTTTCGATTAGAGGGCGGACTTTTTAAAGCCCCCGAGACGCCTCCGACTTCTCATTCACTCATCCGACACATTAGACTTTGAAATGACCAAACTGTTCAGAATGCAGCACAGATCAATAAATTACATTCATTTCAAAATAGAATAGTTAACAACATTGTTTCAGACTAAAATTTGAACAAGAATAACATAAGataaattacaataaaatagAACTTTTCACCGCCTTCCACAAACATTTCATGCATCGTTCGAATGCATGTGAGGACGATCAGAACGATGGAACCCAGGTGTGATTTAAGGTGTGACCGTGGATTGGAGATGGAAATCAAGCACCGTGAACGTCCACCACAAACTTAAGTATGATCTCTTAAAACATGCTTGGAAAAACAGAATCATGGATTGTGAGCTGTTTGAAAGAATCAACTATTTCTGGTGTTGAACTGAGAGGTccgggtggaggtggagatgacGGGAAGGGTACAAACATACCTTGATAGCAGacaacacacattttaaataaccTTGAATACATTTCTAAAACTGTGAATATAAATTCTCAAAATAAGAAACACTTTACATACATTACATGGTTTACAATACATCTCCGCCCCATGTAAACTACTCAAACCATGGTAAGAAACAATGGTATACTGTGAAAGTTACCAAACATTCTACAAAGCTAGTTTTGATTTGTCATTCCTTAAATTATTTGTCTCCATAAAGTCACTTGTGACATTAATTTGTAAAAAGTCTCTCCGGTGAGGTCCGCGTAGCCTCCGCTTGTGACAATTTAATGATGCAGTCTGGATGTCTGGTGTTGTCGATGGGTGACTTTTTTAGGCACTTCTACAGTTTTCTAAAATGGAACAGGATCTTCGGTGATAATAGAGGTGGACAGGACAACTGGCGATCGCAGGTAGCCCTCCACTCGGAGTCCGAGTCGTCTCCGACTCCACGAGCGTCACATCAAATGCGCCCtcgttttcctttttcctcacgTTAAGCACTTAAGTTCCTCACGCATACCATGGAAACAGTATACGGTGCTGTCATCACCTGCTCGACCTCACTTTGCCAGTGCCAGTCTGCCGGCAGACCATgagcccacaaacacacactcacacacgcgcacacacacacggcttgGTATGTCTGGAACAAATCCTCAAGCATTATGAAGCCCTTGGCACAGGCCTGACCCGTTTTGGCGTTGTCAGCAATGGCCGTGACTATCCTCCGTCAACACTGGTTGCGTCTTCTCTCGTCCCGACTACATGCCAAAGAATTCCATGCACAATCTCTCCCACCACTCCTCCTCAACAAAGAACTGAACTCAGcaccaaaacaaataaaaggagTTTATTGGGGGGGTAAGAATGCGGCACGCCGGCAGGTTTGTTCCACCGACTCCTTCTGCGCTCCAACTTTGGCAAGATGTTTTCGGGAGATGAAAAGTTGGCGAGGGGACGAGAGGCGTGGGTGGGTGTTGGGGACTGGATCCTTGGTGGGATTTAAAAAGCTCACGGGGCGCTTGGTCCGAGTGGGACCCTCACGAGGACGGCCACCTTTGAGGGTGCATGAGCCCGTCTGCCCCGGGGACATTCAACTTTGtggaaagtttaaaaaagaaaaataaaaagaaagatcCCACTTGAAAGAGAAGACTGCTGTGGGCTTTTCGGCGACTCTTCCTGTTTTCCAACATTGAGCACTGGAGCTTTAGTGCAAATTGAGCATCTGTTCTGACTAACCAAAGGGATGAATGCTGCGCAGCTGTTTGTAGAATAAATATTAGAAAGAAGAATCCAACCGTTTGGAGCTGGAAAATGACTTCTATAGTGTGTCTGCTATGTAAGTGAAACTATACATAAGaatattttgaacatttttgttAGCCTTTTTGtctagatatatatatatatatataatatatatatacagtgtatatCTTCTTTTGTGTGCGTTACACTGGCACTGCAGTTCTTACAGGTAAATTGAAGTCTCACACTTTTAGCATGCAGGTTGCTGGATCTCTAAGGGAGGTGTAAGGTAGTATTTACACAGGGGTTGTTTTGGGTTTCCTAGTGTGGTGTTGTGACACTCCATTTCCTTCCTGAGGCTTACTTCAGGATGATCTGGaaagagggatggagaggaaagAACAGTTTAGGTAAAACAGTAGCACTCCATTGGCTTACACGGTCAATGTAAAGACAATACTTCAAACCAAATCAGCTTTTTATGATTCCGAATGTAACCGCGATACTTCGCCTGATGTTGATGTTCACACTTGTGAAAACAGATGGACCGGTGTTGAATACAAAGGATCTGGACTTTGGTCCTTTTAATTCTAGATCATCCAATATTTGTTCTTTTGCTGCCTATTTAGGGTGTGAGAGTGTGTCAGGAGTGTGTTGGAGGCTGATCCAACAAAGGCCTGTGGTATGAAGGAGGTTCCGTACCCTTTGGGTCAATAAGGAAGCCTAGCCTGGGCTGCATGGCTAACGTGctttgtaaaaatgtgtgtggtTCAGAAAACAAAGAACTGTAGGTCTGCCTTATCCTAACCAATCAGTTCTCTGGAAAATGACATCATTACAGGGATTGAAATGGGTGTGCTCCTacaccaggagctcctccagcctcttcaTTTCTCTTCCTGAGAAAAACATTTCAGGATGATTTTATCTGTTACTAGAGAGTGAGGATCAGGCCTTTACTCGTTCCAAAGGacccttttaaaaacatttcattcttCTTAGATTAAAGGCAGCAATGTTCTAATGTTATTAATTCACACTCTTTGATTTATATGGTCTTGGTCAGCTATGACTTCTGTATCATATGTGTCTGCTTTCTTTAGAAAACAGAATTTGCTTCCCTgtgctgatcctgatcctggacTGTCTTATGCTTTCTTTTAGTAATTAGGGGAATCTTCTCTGTGGGTGGTCCAGGTCCGGATTTGTTCTCTGCCTGGCTCCAGAGAGATGGATTGTAAATAAATCACACTATTATTTTCAGCTTTTCAACTGAACAGGATCTTAGTGTAAATGTTACTTGGCACATTTGAAAGTCTGTGGAGAACAACTCCGCTCAAACAAGGAGTGTCTAAGGTTAACACACATTTCTTAGGAACTCTGTCTGTTA contains:
- the LOC130522112 gene encoding ras-related protein Rap-2a-like; the encoded protein is MREYKVVVLGSGGVGKSALTVQFVTGTFIEKYDPTIEDFYRKEIEVDSSPSVLEILDTAGTEQFASMRDLYIRNGQGFILVYSLVNQQSFQDIKPMRDQIIRVKRYQQVPVVLVGNKVDLEDEREVSPSEGQALAEDWGCPFMETSAKSKTMVDELFAEIVRQMDFCPLPDRRKACCPACSIQ